A part of Solicola gregarius genomic DNA contains:
- a CDS encoding CGNR zinc finger domain-containing protein: MWLNPYGQDAVELMADFANARPRSVGDLVGRCRTAGVAVDMPIDEADLATTLELIDRWCEIVDTADEQERATLVNRLLAETTAHPRMSDHDGVWHMHYRPDDIPLGAVLCALASVGTALHLSGRGMHRLDRCALSECDNVYVDTSRTGRQRYCSTRCSNRDAVRRHRARKAS, encoded by the coding sequence ATGTGGCTCAACCCTTACGGACAGGATGCCGTCGAGCTGATGGCAGATTTCGCGAACGCGAGGCCGCGGTCGGTCGGCGACCTCGTCGGCCGATGTCGCACCGCCGGAGTCGCCGTCGACATGCCGATCGACGAGGCGGACCTCGCGACCACGCTCGAGCTCATCGACCGCTGGTGCGAGATCGTCGACACCGCGGACGAGCAGGAGCGGGCGACCCTCGTGAATCGACTGCTCGCCGAGACGACGGCACATCCGCGGATGTCCGACCACGACGGCGTGTGGCACATGCACTACCGGCCCGACGACATTCCGCTCGGAGCCGTGCTGTGCGCATTGGCGAGCGTCGGAACAGCCCTGCACCTGTCCGGCCGCGGCATGCACCGACTCGACCGCTGCGCGCTCTCCGAGTGCGACAACGTCTATGTCGACACGTCGCGCACCGGCAGGCAGCGCTACTGTTCCACGCGATGCTCCAACCGCGACGCCGTACGACGGCACCGCGCACGAAAGGCGAGCTGA
- a CDS encoding alpha/beta fold hydrolase: MAWFERDGQRTYFEDAGQGEAVLALPGWGGSIAEFARLRAELADGFRVVAADLPGSGRSHPQPRAYPATFYRDDARTFLDLLDHLAIDAAHVVGFSDGGEVGLVMAGLAPDRIRSVVAWGAAGYLEPTPETSAGLSRLIDDPPESLLPLAAYLAEAYGADHARTMAANWSAALAEIAAAGGSISRDLADRVTSPALLITGSDDPFCPPRVVRETVGALPRGEFIEVEGGGHPLHLSHTDWLHAVVLDWLGEH, translated from the coding sequence ATGGCGTGGTTCGAACGAGACGGGCAGCGGACCTACTTCGAGGACGCAGGCCAAGGGGAGGCCGTGCTGGCACTTCCGGGATGGGGCGGCAGCATCGCCGAGTTCGCGCGGCTGCGGGCCGAGCTCGCCGACGGGTTCCGAGTCGTCGCCGCCGACCTTCCTGGTTCCGGCCGATCGCACCCCCAGCCACGCGCGTACCCGGCGACGTTCTACCGGGACGACGCACGTACGTTCCTCGACCTGCTCGACCACCTCGCGATCGACGCCGCCCATGTCGTCGGGTTCAGCGACGGCGGCGAGGTCGGGCTCGTCATGGCCGGCCTCGCACCGGACCGCATCCGGTCGGTCGTGGCATGGGGAGCCGCCGGCTACCTCGAGCCGACGCCCGAGACGAGCGCCGGCTTGAGCCGCCTCATCGACGACCCACCGGAATCGCTCCTGCCGCTCGCCGCGTACCTGGCCGAGGCATACGGTGCCGATCACGCAAGAACGATGGCCGCGAACTGGTCCGCGGCCCTCGCCGAGATCGCTGCGGCCGGCGGCTCGATCAGCCGCGACCTCGCCGACCGGGTCACCTCTCCGGCACTGCTGATCACCGGATCCGACGACCCGTTCTGCCCGCCCCGCGTCGTACGCGAGACCGTCGGTGCCTTGCCACGTGGAGAGTTCATCGAGGTCGAGGGCGGCGGCCACCCGCTGCACCTGTCGCATACCGACTGGCTTCACGCCGTCGTGCTCGACTGGCTCGGTGAGCACTAG
- a CDS encoding peroxiredoxin encodes MADPMHDPLRLPADLPVPEDDGAADQLSGTTMPALVLKATSGEAVALDGLGPGRTVLYLYPMTGRPGVDLPDGWNEIPGARGCTPEACGFRDHHRELLGAGAARVYGMSSQPTAYQREVMERLHLPFAMLSDPEFALADGLRLPTFEAGGARLYKRLTMIVRDGTIEHVFYPVFPPDGHARQVLDWLVEHPR; translated from the coding sequence ATGGCAGACCCGATGCACGACCCGCTCCGACTGCCCGCCGACCTACCCGTACCCGAAGACGACGGCGCCGCTGACCAGCTGTCGGGCACCACCATGCCCGCGCTGGTACTGAAGGCGACGAGCGGCGAGGCGGTGGCGCTCGACGGCCTGGGTCCAGGGCGCACGGTGTTGTATCTCTATCCGATGACCGGGCGTCCCGGTGTGGACCTGCCGGACGGCTGGAACGAGATCCCGGGCGCACGCGGATGCACGCCCGAGGCGTGTGGGTTCCGCGACCACCATCGTGAGCTGCTCGGCGCCGGTGCCGCTCGGGTGTACGGAATGTCGAGCCAGCCCACCGCGTACCAGCGCGAGGTCATGGAGCGCCTGCACCTACCGTTCGCGATGCTGTCGGACCCCGAGTTCGCGCTGGCCGACGGGCTGCGCCTGCCGACGTTCGAAGCGGGCGGCGCGCGGCTGTACAAGCGGCTCACCATGATCGTGCGCGACGGAACCATCGAGCACGTTTTCTACCCGGTCTTCCCGCCGGACGGCCATGCCCGGCAGGTGCTCGACTGGCTCGTCGAACACCCGCGCTGA